A single Populus alba chromosome 7, ASM523922v2, whole genome shotgun sequence DNA region contains:
- the LOC118029116 gene encoding inositol 1,3,4-trisphosphate 5/6-kinase 4 isoform X2, whose translation MAIIFRVEDFKDLNIPLPAIVQEYVDHSSNIFKNYVLGELLFCAVKKSIPDVNVLTKSSERNELGPLFFDSLKSLPIGTEHYTDANSFKTNIHSFDLELVTDAVNWLARKLDLTIFGFDAVASVLVLDVPVGWSLESIFFGYIFFRAAS comes from the exons TGAAGATTTTAAGGATTTAAATATTCCTCTTCCAGCAATTGTTCAG GAGTACGTGGACCATTCATCTAATATATTCAAGAATTATGTCTTGGGTGAGCTACTTTTCTGTGCGGTAAAAAAATCTATACCAGATGTTAATGTCTTGACCAAATCATCTGAAAGAAATGAACTCGGACCTTTATTCTTTGACAG CTTAAAATCTCTACCCATCGGTACTGAGCACTATACAGATGCAAATTCCTTCAAGACCAATATTCATTCTTTTGATCTTGAGCTGGTCACTGATGCTGTGAATTGGCTTGCAAGAAAACTTGATCTTACCATCTTTGGCTTCGATGCGGTTGCAA GTGTCCTTGTTCTTGATGTTCCTGTTGGTTGGTCTCTCGAGTCTATTTTCTTCGGTTACATCTTTTTCCGGGCTGCATCATGA
- the LOC118029115 gene encoding la-related protein 6B isoform X1 has product MAKQNQEEEEELVAIVESVPESLDQSSSSSGPSLSRNVSFSKLNAQAPAFVPTRPQSQPQPPPRMTVIPPPPPPPAAMMHMYPPPSPFHVPIHSPVHLPHVIPVQNHHHHHNHLHNHQQHHNQHQQYVPVRNHNQHNSKKVQQHSDEEVEVIGNKDAAASSDHASKSDSKSDEAMNKLLNQVEYYFSDLNLATTDHLMRFITKDPEGYVPISVVASFKKVKAAINSNSQLANILRNSTKLVVSDDGKKVRRQHPLTDSDVEELQSRIVVAENLPEDHCHQNLMKIFSAVGSVKTIRTCPPQTSGGGASSASRSAKADGMHFSNKLHAFVEYETIEIAEKAVGELNDEGNWRSGLRVRLMLKRGSKSTQARGKKGHDGQGHSEEDEISATEQMPNDKQTEDLSQQHDAHSHEHSQGEDHANEKEGAQRKGRNRGRGKGRGRGQYHHNSHHNNRGNHLGTSPSNNPVIGEHPAMAKQPPGPRMPDGTRGFAMGRGKPAAVNIA; this is encoded by the exons atggcaaaacaaaatcaagaagaagaagaagaattagtAGCGATAGTAGAATCTGTACCTGAATCCCTAGATcaatcctcttcttcttctggtCCTTCGCTTTCGCGTAACGTGTCCTTCAGTAAACTCAACGCGCAAGCTCCAGCCTTTGTCCCCACGCGCCCCCAATCTCAGCCTCAACCTCCACCACGAATGACCGTGATCCCTCCTCCTCCGCCTCCTCCCGCTGCTATGATGCATATGTATCCACCACCTTCCCCGTTTCATGTTCCGATTCATAGCCCTGTACATTTGCCTCACGTCATCCCCGTccaaaaccaccaccaccaccataacCACCTTCACAACCACCAGCAGCATCATAATCAGCACCAACAGTATGTTCCTGTTCGGAATCATAACCAGCATAATTCTAAAAAGGTGCAGCAGCACTCTGACGAGGAGGTCGAGGTTATTGGGAATAAGGATGCAGCTGCTTCTTCGGATCATGCCTCAAAGAGTGACAGTAAAAGTGATGAAGCTATGAATAAACTCTTAAATCAG GTGGAGTACTATTTCAGTGATTTGAACCTGGCCACTACTGATCATCTTATGAGGTTTATTACCAAAGATCCTGAAGGATATG TGCCCATATCTGTTGTTGCTTCCTTTAAGAAGGTTAAAGCTGCCATAAACAGTAATTCTCAACTTGCTAACATTCTGCGGAACTCAACAAAGCTT GTAGTTAGTGACGATGGAAAGAAAGTAAGGCGCCAGCATCCCCTAACTGATTCAGATGTTGAGGAGTTGCAA TCTCGTATAGTTGTTGCTGAAAATTTACCCGAGGATCATTGCCACCAAAACCTCATGAAGATATTTTCTGCTGTTGGGAG TGTGAAGACAATTCGTACCTGTCCACCTCAAACTTCTGGTGGTGGTGCTTCTTCAGCATCTAGATCTGCAAAAGCTGATGGGATGCATTTCAGTAACAAG TTGCATGCATTTGTGGAATATGAGACCATTGAGATTGCTGAGAAAGCA GTTGGTGAGCTAAACGATGAGGGAAACTGGAGGAGTGGTCTTAGGGTTCGGTTAATGCTCAAGCGTGGG TCAAAATCCACTCAGGCACGAGGCAAGAAGGGGCATGATGGTCAAGGGCATTCAGAGGAAGATGAGATTTCTGCAACTGAGCAAATGCCGAATGACAAACAGACAGAAGATCTGTCCCAGCAGCATGATGCCCATTCACATGAGCATTCT CAGGGAGAGGATCATGCCAATGAGAAGGAAGGTGCGCAGAGAAAAGGGCGTAACCGGGGGAGGGGCAAGGGACGTGGGCGAGGTCAATACCATCATAACAGCCATCACAATAACCGTGGAAATCATCTGGGAACTTCCCCTTCAAATAATCCGGTTATTGGTGAGCATCCAGCAATGGCCAAGCAACCTCCAGGGCCACGGATGCCAGACGGCACTAGAGGATTTGCAATGGGTCGAGGGAAGCCGGCTGCTGTTAATATTGCATGA
- the LOC118029115 gene encoding la-related protein 6B isoform X2: MAKQNQEEEEELVAIVESVPESLDQSSSSSGPSLSRNVSFSKLNAQAPAFVPTRPQSQPQPPPRMTVIPPPPPPPAAMMHMYPPPSPFHVPIHSPVHLPHVIPVQNHHHHHNHLHNHQQHHNQHQQYVPVRNHNQHNSKKVQQHSDEEVEVIGNKDAAASSDHASKSDSKSDEAMNKLLNQVEYYFSDLNLATTDHLMRFITKDPEGYVPISVVASFKKVKAAINSNSQLANILRNSTKLVVSDDGKKVRRQHPLTDSDVEELQSRIVVAENLPEDHCHQNLMKIFSAVGSVKTIRTCPPQTSGGGASSASRSAKADGMHFSNKLHAFVEYETIEIAEKAVGELNDEGNWRSGLRVRLMLKRGSKSTQARGKKGHDGQGHSEEDEISATEQMPNDKQTEDLSQQHDAHSHEHSGEDHANEKEGAQRKGRNRGRGKGRGRGQYHHNSHHNNRGNHLGTSPSNNPVIGEHPAMAKQPPGPRMPDGTRGFAMGRGKPAAVNIA; this comes from the exons atggcaaaacaaaatcaagaagaagaagaagaattagtAGCGATAGTAGAATCTGTACCTGAATCCCTAGATcaatcctcttcttcttctggtCCTTCGCTTTCGCGTAACGTGTCCTTCAGTAAACTCAACGCGCAAGCTCCAGCCTTTGTCCCCACGCGCCCCCAATCTCAGCCTCAACCTCCACCACGAATGACCGTGATCCCTCCTCCTCCGCCTCCTCCCGCTGCTATGATGCATATGTATCCACCACCTTCCCCGTTTCATGTTCCGATTCATAGCCCTGTACATTTGCCTCACGTCATCCCCGTccaaaaccaccaccaccaccataacCACCTTCACAACCACCAGCAGCATCATAATCAGCACCAACAGTATGTTCCTGTTCGGAATCATAACCAGCATAATTCTAAAAAGGTGCAGCAGCACTCTGACGAGGAGGTCGAGGTTATTGGGAATAAGGATGCAGCTGCTTCTTCGGATCATGCCTCAAAGAGTGACAGTAAAAGTGATGAAGCTATGAATAAACTCTTAAATCAG GTGGAGTACTATTTCAGTGATTTGAACCTGGCCACTACTGATCATCTTATGAGGTTTATTACCAAAGATCCTGAAGGATATG TGCCCATATCTGTTGTTGCTTCCTTTAAGAAGGTTAAAGCTGCCATAAACAGTAATTCTCAACTTGCTAACATTCTGCGGAACTCAACAAAGCTT GTAGTTAGTGACGATGGAAAGAAAGTAAGGCGCCAGCATCCCCTAACTGATTCAGATGTTGAGGAGTTGCAA TCTCGTATAGTTGTTGCTGAAAATTTACCCGAGGATCATTGCCACCAAAACCTCATGAAGATATTTTCTGCTGTTGGGAG TGTGAAGACAATTCGTACCTGTCCACCTCAAACTTCTGGTGGTGGTGCTTCTTCAGCATCTAGATCTGCAAAAGCTGATGGGATGCATTTCAGTAACAAG TTGCATGCATTTGTGGAATATGAGACCATTGAGATTGCTGAGAAAGCA GTTGGTGAGCTAAACGATGAGGGAAACTGGAGGAGTGGTCTTAGGGTTCGGTTAATGCTCAAGCGTGGG TCAAAATCCACTCAGGCACGAGGCAAGAAGGGGCATGATGGTCAAGGGCATTCAGAGGAAGATGAGATTTCTGCAACTGAGCAAATGCCGAATGACAAACAGACAGAAGATCTGTCCCAGCAGCATGATGCCCATTCACATGAGCATTCT GGAGAGGATCATGCCAATGAGAAGGAAGGTGCGCAGAGAAAAGGGCGTAACCGGGGGAGGGGCAAGGGACGTGGGCGAGGTCAATACCATCATAACAGCCATCACAATAACCGTGGAAATCATCTGGGAACTTCCCCTTCAAATAATCCGGTTATTGGTGAGCATCCAGCAATGGCCAAGCAACCTCCAGGGCCACGGATGCCAGACGGCACTAGAGGATTTGCAATGGGTCGAGGGAAGCCGGCTGCTGTTAATATTGCATGA
- the LOC118029114 gene encoding outer envelope pore protein 37, chloroplastic — translation MAESSPPPPLPPSPNHMVPPIPHTDPPPPPPPPPRSCKTCLLSKRPKLRVTSEFDSDTSLFFHKVSCKLLDSFAKFKLSFQNNNKGELSQPQFAFTSKLLSIHYDLEEHNALVKGSFDLGPNLHFKAAHDVKAQQGEVAMVADLGDPGYALEISSPVPTVGVPRATLKFPLGEVSLEEKEEEELRRTLSVSGVVKSQLMNGLCTAQFSDEDLKLRYCYKDEALSIIPSISLPSNALSFAFKRRFTPSNKLSYWYNFDTNNWSTVYKHTYGKDFKFKAGYDSEVRLGWASLWVGDEGGNAKTAPMKMKVQFMLQVPQDDIKTSALMFRVKKRWDI, via the exons atgGCTGAATCTTCTCCTCCCCCTCCTCTTCCACCAAGCCCTAACCACATGGTCCCACCGATACCACATACAGacccacctccacctccacctcctcctccacgaTCATGTAAAACTTGTTTACTTTCAAAAAGACCAAAACTTAGAGTGACCTCTGAGTTTGACAGTGACACTTCTTTGTTCTTCCACAAAGTTTCCTGTAAGCTCCTTGATAGCTTTGCAAAGTTCaaactttcttttcaaaacaacaacaaggGTGAACTCTCTCAACCCCAGTTTGCTTTCACTTCCAAACTACTCTCCATTCATTATGACCTTGAAGAACATAATGCCCTTGTTAAGGGTTCTTTTGATCTTGGTCCTAATTTGCATTTTAAGGCTGCCCATGATGTCAAG gCACAGCAAGGAGAGGTGGCTATGGTTGCTGACTTGGGTGATCCTGGTTATGCACTTGAAATTTCCTCTCCTGTTCCAACTGTTGGAGTG CCGAGGGCAACCCTAAAATTCCCGCTTGGTGAAGTTTCATtggaggagaaagaagaagaggaattaAGGAGAACATTGTCAGTTAGTGGTGTTGTCAAAAGTCAGTTAATGAATGGCCTCTGCACTGCTCAATTTAGTGATGAAGATTTGAAACTGAGATACTGCTACAAG GATGAGGCGCTTTCCATTATCCCTAGCATTTCACTGCCTTCAAATGCTTTATCATTTGCATTCAAGCGTCGGTTCACTCCTTCAAATAAGTTGAG CTACTGGTACAATTTTGATACTAACAACTGGAGTACTGTGTACAAGCACACCTATGGGAaggatttcaagtttaaagCTGGTTATGATTCAGAGGTGCGTCTTGGCTGGGCATCGCTTTGG GTTGGAGATGAAGGTGGCAATGCAAAGACCGCCCCGATGAAGATGAAGGTCCAATTTATGCTGCAAGTGCCACAAGATGACATCAAAACTTCAGCACTAATGTTCCGTGTTAAAAAGAGATGGGACATATAA